Genomic window (Methanobacterium formicicum):
ACCTTCGGTGACGTGGGCCGGGCAGTGTGGAATGATGTCTGGGTCATGCTGATACTCATGATACCTGCCTTTATCTATTTCATGTATCATGCCTGGGATTACAACAGCCTGGAGAGTGGGGAAGACACAGCCAGGGGTCTGGGAGTTAACACGGACCGGATCCGGACACAAGGTATGCTGATCTCTTCCTTCACCGCCGCGGTCACCGTGGCCTTCCTGGGGGTCATCGGGTTTGTGGGCCTCATAGCTCCCCATATCATGAGGAGAGTAATAGGTCATGATCACCGATTTTTAATCCCCACCTCTGCCCTTCTAGGGGCTCTGATTCTCCTGGCCTCGGACACCCTGGCCAGATCGATTTTATCACCCATTGTCCTGCCAGTGGGTATTATAACCGCCTTCATGGGCGCACCCATGTTCCTATACATTATAATGAAAATGAGGCGATAAAAATGGTTCTATCGGTGAATAAAGTTGAATTCTCCTATGGTAATGTACCGGTATTGCGTGATGTGAATTTCGAGGTTCAAAAGGGGGATTTCATCTCCATACTGGGGGTTAATGGGTCGGGTAAATCCACCCTGATGAAGTGCATCAACCGAATACTCTCCTTTAAAGATGGAATTATCTTGGTGGAAGATCGTGACCTAAAGGAGATGAAAAACATAGAAATTGCACAAAAAATTGGATATGTCCCCCAAAATTCAGAAACCGGGTATATAACAGTTTTTGATGCTGTGCTGCTCGGTAGGAAGCCTTACATAAAATGGGATGTAAGCCGGGGGGATATAGAACTAACTGAAAAGGTATTGAAGGTAATGGGCCTGGAAGACTACTCCCTTAGATACATTAACGAGTTAAGTGGAGGGGAACTGCAAAAAGTCGTCATAGCCCGGGCGCTGGTTCAGGAACCCCAAATCTTACTCCTTGACGAGCCAACCAGTGACCTTGATTTAAAGAATCAGTTAGAAGTAATGAAGATCATCAAAGACGTCTCATCTACCCGGAAAATTGCCTCAGTGGTGGTAATGCACGATATAAACCTGGCCCTCCGGTACTCGGATAAGTTCATAATACTGAAGGATGGACAGGTATTTACCACTGGAGGGAAGGAGGTTATCACCCCGGAGATAATAAAGGAAACCTACGGGGTGGATGTCCATGTCACCAATTATGAGGGTATTCCCGTGGTTATTCCTAAGCGTGATGGGGATTAATGGGGAATGGTTACCATTCCGGGGGAATTTTATTAACCTTTATTCTATTGATATTGGGTGGTGGGGGATAAATAGAAAGTAATAAATAGGTTATATGTCGTACTATTTTTAGATTATTATCATATTATCAATTATGATGCTGATGGGAATTAAGGGGGTTCGAGGGGTGAAAGAATCATATCAAATGTGACAACTACAACTACTACAACCACAACTCAATTTTTGATAGGTTTAATTTTTATTTTAGTAATTTTATTGGTAATTTGGTTGTTAATCAGGTAATATACTAAAAAAATACGGGAGAAATAAAATGAGACTTCCCTAAGATCTTTATTTCACTAGAAATTGTTTTCTTAAGGTGTATTCTAGAGATAAAAATTATATTAATACAATAACGGTTCATTGAGTGGTAGTTAAATGAAAACAGGTTCAATAGTAATTATAATAGCGGGTTGTATTTTCGCAGTTATAGAATCAATACGAGTATTTTACGGTGCATTTTTACCTGCCTTATTTAATATATTAGTGGGAACACTCTTGATTATAATTGGAGTATTCCATAACAAAGGTTGTTATAATAAAAATTTTTTCATGGCTATTTTTAGTGTAATTGCACTATGGGGGTTAATGTTACTGTATATTTTCTTATTTAGAACCAGTGAATATTTGGAATGGAAGAATATATTTTATCTTTTAATTGGACTTTTTGTATTACTCATTATTACCTTTGGCGGACCTTATATTCGTCGACTTAAAAAGGGTGATTTATAAAAAAATGGAATTATATGAACTGATTATTAAAAATAGAGCAAGGTCAATTGGGGATTAGTAGACAATCATGATGTCAGAGTACCAGATTGAATTTCAGTATTAGATGCTCGAAATCTAAACTTGAGTAAAATTCTATAATGGCAAGAAATGGTGGTAAAGTTGAAAAACAACATTATTTTGAAGATTGGGATTATAGGAGCACTTTTTTCTGTTGTTTTGGTATCTGGTTGTACTAGTTACTCTACGAATGAGACGAAAACCTTTTCTGATGGTTTGATGAGTTTTGATTATCCAGGGTTTTTTAACACCGAAACTCAGGAAATTAATAATTCAAAAATACAGAGAGTAGCTTATTTTGTAAGCGGTGATTTGTTTAATAAACAATATATAAACGTATTTAAGAATAAAACGGATATTTCACCTGTAGAATTAAGAGATGAGACTGTTTCCAAGAATAAAAATTCATCCACAAGTGAAGTATTATCTACATCTACTGAAACTAATCCTAATGGTGTTGTTGTAGAAACAATTAGAATGACCATAGTGTATAAAGAAAATAATGAGAAAACGAGACATAATTTAATGTATTTTAAAATCAAGGACACAGTATATGGAATTGGGGTCTACGGGCCTTATTCAAATAGAGAAAAAATCACTAGCACCGCTAATATCATTTTTCAATCAATAAAATAGATACTCTTGGAGTTTATTTGCTTATAAACCACCAAAACATAACTAAATTCTGATCTAAACATTTTTTTGTAATATCATGGCTTAAACTTTGTTAAATCATGAATAGACAATCTTTAACAAAAATTCGCCTGAAATACTACTAAAAAACTGTTAAAACTAAGTCAAACCAACAAACATTAAAACCTAAAAAATCAAAGAGGTTGTTTAGAATCATCTATTTAACAAAATCATTATGGTTGGTAAAAATGTCAGAATCCGATGAAAATGAAATAGAACAGATTATTAGGAATATAAGTCCTGAAGACGCATTAGAATTACTTAAAGACATGCAGGATGATCCTGATTTTATCATACTGGATGTGCGAACCCCCAAAGAATTCGAAAGTGGTCATATTGAGGGTGCCCTTAACATAGATTTCCGGGATGAAAACTTTGCCTCCAAGATGGATGAGGGGGACAAGGAAAAAAAATACATGATCTGCTGTGGTTCCGGTGTCAGATCCTCCAAAGCCCTAACTGTCATGCAGGAATTGGGTTATGTTGAAGTTTACAACATCCTGGGCGGTATCCGGATGTGGAAGGTGAGCGGCTTTCCTTTAACTGAAGAATAGGCCCTTCAACAGTATAAGACATTTCATGGCCCTCACGGGCCTAATAATTCATTCTAGGGAAAAAAATAGTTTATAATGTGGATTTAATTGTTTTAATCAATTATTTCTTAATCAATTTTGTATCATTTCTTCCCGGATGAAATCCACCATCCCATCTGGTCGCTCTTCTATTTCACCCTTCTGGATCATATCCTCGATAACTCCCTTTATTCTGTTTATAGCTGGCCCACGGGTTACTTTGGCACCGAAAAGTCTTGAAACTTCCTTGATCAGTTCATCTTTCTGGGTGGCGTACTGTGACTCCAGGATGATCCTCACGGCCCCTGCGATTTCCTCAGGGCTTATAAGGTCCATCTTGGCAGGAGGGTTACCAGTTCTCCGGCGAACCACTACCGGGGCATCTTTATAATATAAAAATTCCCCTTTCTGGATTATCTGGCCGTCCATCACTCCCAGGGTGATAGCTTCTTTCATAACTGACTTAACACGTCTTCCTGCTCGGCTAAGTCCCCAGAATGTCCTTATCCTTTTTACCAGTTCATCGTAGTGTATGGGACCCTCTACTTCCACTACCTTCATTGCTGCCCGGGCAATATCTCCCACCGGCTGGTTATGGAACTCTCCAGATACAGGAACACCGGTATCTTCACATACCATGTATTCTGATAAACCTCCCTCAGAGGTATCTTCATTTTCGGGAGTGGAAGTTTCTTTTTGAAGCTCTAATACCTCTTCCAGTTCAGGGAAGTCAGCTGAAGAACTAGTTGGTTTCTCTTCATCTTGCTGGTCGGAAGTTGTAACACTTTTTTCACTTTCTACCGGGTTAAGATCCGTAATTTCATTTGTAGGTGATAAACTGTCTGTTTCAGGTACACCTTCTTCTAATTGAGAGTCTATTTCCTCGGCCAAATCAGAACTTACCTCTTCTGTTAGGACGGTTTCAACTTCCACTGGGGGTATAACTTCATCCGCACGTTCTTCCTGGAGTAGTTCTTCTATAGTGGCCAGGAGCCGTTTTT
Coding sequences:
- a CDS encoding ABC transporter ATP-binding protein, with protein sequence MVLSVNKVEFSYGNVPVLRDVNFEVQKGDFISILGVNGSGKSTLMKCINRILSFKDGIILVEDRDLKEMKNIEIAQKIGYVPQNSETGYITVFDAVLLGRKPYIKWDVSRGDIELTEKVLKVMGLEDYSLRYINELSGGELQKVVIARALVQEPQILLLDEPTSDLDLKNQLEVMKIIKDVSSTRKIASVVVMHDINLALRYSDKFIILKDGQVFTTGGKEVITPEIIKETYGVDVHVTNYEGIPVVIPKRDGD
- a CDS encoding rhodanese-like domain-containing protein: MSESDENEIEQIIRNISPEDALELLKDMQDDPDFIILDVRTPKEFESGHIEGALNIDFRDENFASKMDEGDKEKKYMICCGSGVRSSKALTVMQELGYVEVYNILGGIRMWKVSGFPLTEE
- a CDS encoding DUF3320 domain-containing protein, translating into KRLLATIEELLQEERADEVIPPVEVETVLTEEVSSDLAEEIDSQLEEGVPETDSLSPTNEITDLNPVESEKSVTTSDQQDEEKPTSSSADFPELEEVLELQKETSTPENEDTSEGGLSEYMVCEDTGVPVSGEFHNQPVGDIARAAMKVVEVEGPIHYDELVKRIRTFWGLSRAGRRVKSVMKEAITLGVMDGQIIQKGEFLYYKDAPVVVRRRTGNPPAKMDLISPEEIAGAVRIILESQYATQKDELIKEVSRLFGAKVTRGPAINRIKGVIEDMIQKGEIEERPDGMVDFIREEMIQN